The uncultured Ilyobacter sp. nucleotide sequence ATGTTTTCCAACTCCTCTAATATATGAGGAAATTCAGAAAAAGTATCTCTGAGTGAACTAATTCTCTCCTTTACCTGTCTTTTTTCAAATAGTCTTACAAGAAAATGAGTAAGTTCTTCACTGTATTTAAAGGTTTCTCGGTTTTTATTTTGATATGAAGTGGTTTTGTTCTCTTCGTCTAATTTGGCGTAAATTCTGTTTCTCAAATTTACAATGTTGTAGTTCAGTTTATTTCTGAAAATTTCTAAAGTATTGTCATATCTAGGGTGAAGGTTCTTTTTTGTGTGGCATTCTAAAAGGATATCTTTATCAAAAATTATATGTTTATTCCAGAGAAGAGTGCAGTTATTTTGTATGTTGTCTATTAAAGAGAAAAAATCATGCCCTTCATTAAGGTTAACTTCTATCTGGTTAATATTGTCAAGGTATTCCCTTAGATATTCTTTTAGATTGAGAAGAATTAGATTCAGATATTTTTTAAATACTATTTCTTGATTTCCAATCAAATGAGTTATTGAGAACTCCTTTTGTATTCCCCTTTTAAAATTGTCTTTTCTTGTGTACTTGAGATAATGGATTTGATTTTTACTCATTCTATTTCCCCAAAAGACTGTGGATCTAAGTTCCCCTGTTTTTGAGTTTCTGTTAATAGGGTGGCCTATTAGCTCGTTTCTCAGGTCTCTTATTCTTTTAATCTCTTTTTCAAACTCTTTTTTTTCAGCTTTTTCTAAATTGAAGATGTAAAAGAATTCCCTCATAAGATCATGCTGTATAAAGATAATCTGAAGTAAGCCTATAGCATAAAAAACTGAGGCTGAAAAGCTGTCGTTATCATCCTCAGGAATGTTTTCTTTTATGAGGTTGAGGGAATCATAAAAATAATGGAGAATGTCTCCAAAATAATTTGTTTCTACCTCAGAATCAAAATTTATTTTCCTTTGAAAAAATTCCTCGTTTAAAATAAAATCATTCCATATCTCTGCAATTTTATCTAGTTTTGTTTCTATCATTTTCAAGTAAGTTCACCTCTTCTTTTGTATCATGTTATAAATTTATTTTGAAAGTTAACTTTCACCTATTATACCTCAGTAAATAAAAAAATGTAATTTTTATAAGTAAAATTTATGGGGTGCTGAATAAAAGATCATCGGTTTAAAAGAGGATAATCAGAGATTTTGTTAAAAATAATAGGTGTAAACTAAATTGTGATTTGTTATGAGATAAATTTATAAATATTAATTCAAGAAATAGATTATCGATTTTTATCTTCAACTTGTTAATATAATAAAGTTTTGGAGGGATAATATGAGAATTATTATAATCGGATCAGTTGCTGCAGGGACTTCAGTTGCTGCAAAGGCCAGAAGAAATTCTGAAGAATGCGAAATAGTAATATATGAAAAAGATAGAGATATAAGCTACTCTGCCTGCGGGCTTCCCTACTATATAGGGCAAAAGGGGATAAAGAGATCGGATCTTACTCCTAGAGACCCTTGCTGGTTTAAGAAGAGGTTTAACATGGATGTGAAAACAGGACACGAGGTGCTCACAATTGATCCAGCCAGGAAGAGTATAGAGGTAAAAGATTACCATACAGGAGAGATATTTGAAGATTTTTACGACAAGCTGGTTATAGCTACAGGGGCAAGTCCTATAAAACCAGATATAACTGGGATAGATAATGACAATGTCTTTGCTGTGAGAAACATAGAGAGTGCAGATAAAATAATAGGATATATAGCCAAAACTTCTCCTAAAAAGGCAGTGATAATAGGAGGAGGCTACATTGGCCTAGAGCTTTTAGAAAACCTCATAAATCGAGGTATAGATGTAGTACTGGTTGAAAGAGAGAAAAGTCTTGCAGGGAAATTAGACAGGGACATATCTATATATCTAGAGGAGTACCTGAAGGAGAAAAAAATAAAATTTTTATTGGGAGAGGAGGTATCTGAGATAGCCTATAAAAAAGTGATTACGAAATCAGGCAAGTCTATAGAGGCTGATTTTGTGGTTTCTTGCACAGGAGTTCACCCAAACTCAAAACTAGCAGAGGATATAGGGATAGAAACCTTTGATAACGGTGCAATAAAAATCAATCACAAGTTAGAAACAAACATAGAAGATATATATGCTGTGGGGGATGTCGCCATGGCCTGGTCTCTTATAAATGGAGCACCTATGTATGTGCCACTAGGTTCTACTGCCAACAAGATGGGAAGGATCTGTGGGGATATCATTACAGGAGGGGCTCTGAGGTTCAAGGGGATATTAGGGACCGGGATATTCAAGGTATTTGAGATGGCAGTGGCTCAGACAGGGATGACAGAAGCTCAGGCAAAGAATTTTGGCTATGATATAGAGGTGATCCATAACTTGAAGCCGAATCAGACAGAGTACTTTGAAGAAAGTAGAGAGATGGTAATAAAGGCCGTAGCCGACAGAAAGAGCTCAAAAATTCTGGGGGTACAGATAGTAGGTGCCAGAGGTGTAGACAAAAGAATAGATGTTTTTGTTTCACTTATGTCCCTAGGTGCTACAGTGGATCAGCTCTTCCACTTGGATCTGGCCTATGCCCCTCCTTTTTCTACCACAAAAGACCCGGTTATGTATACTGGTATGGTGCTCGATAACGCCATAAACGGAAGAAATAAGATAATAACTCCTGAAAAACTTATAAAAGAAAGAGATGATTATATAGTTATAGATGTGAGATCACCCAAACAGTACGGCTCGGGTCATATCCCTGGAGCAGTAAATATACCCCTTGAAAAATTGAGAAATAGATCAGAAGCTTTGCCAAAGACTGAAAAATATGTGGTTCACTGTAATAAGGGGGTGTCAGGAAATGCAGCTCACAATATAATGCTGAATATGGGATTTGACTGTTATAATCTCTCAGGAGGTTATAAGAATTTTAAGATATACACACAATTGAGCAAGTAGATATCTCAAGGATTTTGATGAGTTACCATATTTAAAGGGATTGTATTGATTTTTAGTATTATTGTACATAAAACTTCGAAAAAAGGTGAAAAAACAGTTTAAACCCTTAAAAAATAAAGGTTTTTTGAAAAAATCATTGAAATTATAAAAATTCTATGGTATAAAAGATTAGGCAAGAGACCTTGATTTTTAAGGGATAACAGAGAGCAGGAGGAATTTAAATGACTAAAAAAGAATTTGTTAAATTATTTTTTGAAAAAGGTGAATTTGAATCTAAGGCAGATGCAGAAAGAAAGCTAGACGCTTTTTTAACAACTGTAGAAGATGTACTAAACGACGGAGATGACGTAAACTTCATCGGATGGGGAAAATTCGAAGTAGCTGAAAGAGCTGCTAGACTTGGTAGAAACCCTAAGACTGGAGAAGAAATCAAAATCGAAGCTAAGAAAGTAGTTAAATTCAAAGCTGGTAAAAAATTAAACGACAAAGTTAACTAAAATAAAAAAAGGACTCTCGGGTCCTTTTTTTATTTTGGAATATAGGGGAAAATCAGATATTATTGGGTTAAGGAAGCTTAGATCAAAGGAAAAAGGCTCTTTACATCTAATTAGAATATTATTTACCTATATTCTAAGAGTGCAGGGTCTTATAACTTTATGATAATATGGGGACTTCAGGAGGAGAGGAATATGCAGGAGGGAAAAAAGCAGTGTCTAAAGAGTAATATGCTTAATAGAGATAAGGGCAAATTAC carries:
- a CDS encoding HU family DNA-binding protein, which translates into the protein MTKKEFVKLFFEKGEFESKADAERKLDAFLTTVEDVLNDGDDVNFIGWGKFEVAERAARLGRNPKTGEEIKIEAKKVVKFKAGKKLNDKVN
- a CDS encoding FAD-dependent oxidoreductase encodes the protein MRIIIIGSVAAGTSVAAKARRNSEECEIVIYEKDRDISYSACGLPYYIGQKGIKRSDLTPRDPCWFKKRFNMDVKTGHEVLTIDPARKSIEVKDYHTGEIFEDFYDKLVIATGASPIKPDITGIDNDNVFAVRNIESADKIIGYIAKTSPKKAVIIGGGYIGLELLENLINRGIDVVLVEREKSLAGKLDRDISIYLEEYLKEKKIKFLLGEEVSEIAYKKVITKSGKSIEADFVVSCTGVHPNSKLAEDIGIETFDNGAIKINHKLETNIEDIYAVGDVAMAWSLINGAPMYVPLGSTANKMGRICGDIITGGALRFKGILGTGIFKVFEMAVAQTGMTEAQAKNFGYDIEVIHNLKPNQTEYFEESREMVIKAVADRKSSKILGVQIVGARGVDKRIDVFVSLMSLGATVDQLFHLDLAYAPPFSTTKDPVMYTGMVLDNAINGRNKIITPEKLIKERDDYIVIDVRSPKQYGSGHIPGAVNIPLEKLRNRSEALPKTEKYVVHCNKGVSGNAAHNIMLNMGFDCYNLSGGYKNFKIYTQLSK